The proteins below come from a single Miscanthus floridulus cultivar M001 chromosome 1, ASM1932011v1, whole genome shotgun sequence genomic window:
- the LOC136540745 gene encoding homeobox protein BEL1 homolog: MAHDEPAGLAYLDYFAAAAAGAVATLVPEVDAVGGAGEEDLHLYGAHHQHGVEMFGASRVHMPPAAMMAGPAASAAHGKAALGRVDVASPVGGNFGDHRWQGLQAPLSLSLHGTAGGVPGQHQPGAWPQQQGAWHLRGSRFLRPTQQLLQEFCTLPVDTTSTAAASKLPTKPASEDGVGSSSSAPSAQIQAMNASELQRLKAKLYAMLQEVERRYRRYREQMRAVAGSFQAVAGEQAAAAYTRLASRTISRHFRNLRDGVAAQMQAVRRALGEKDADGVPAAGMAKGKGETTPRLRVIDQCLRQHRAYQAGVLESHPWRPQRGLPERAVSILRAWLFEHFLHPYPSDVDKHILARQTGLSRSQVSNWFINARVRLWKPMVEEMYSEEMKDPQQEGGGACSNANNSVNTSSYASELGQQQLGHGGASGVDGGGGGERKPTRAQLVHDAGSLASVVSIGSSRQDQQQQISSINFGMMDHLDFDAYNDDPAAAGGPAGGFGGGGSGGVSLTLGLQQHADDPHGCVNIAFAAAPSAAHEFLFMAGGGEQQIVAGGAVHPSHEHGHHGQFSASMQGDGVASSHYHRGLSAATGFQLLHDLAG, from the exons ATGGCGCATGATGAGCCAGCTGGCCTAGCGTACTTGGACTActtcgcggcggcggccgccggcgcCGTGGCGACGCTCGTGCCGGAGGTGGACGCCGTCGGCGGGGCCGGGGAGGAGGATCTTCACCTCTACGGCGCGCACCACCAGCACGGGGTGGAGATGTTCGGGGCCAGCAGGGTCCACATGCCGCCGGCCGCGATGATGGCGGGCCCCGCTGCCTCTGCGGCGCACGGCAAGGCCGCGCTCGGTCGCGTCGACGTCGCTTCTCCCGTCGGCGGGAACTTCGGCGACCACCGTTGGCAGGGTCTCCAGGCGCCGCTGTCGCTGTCGCTCCACGGGACCGCCGGCGGCGTGCCAGGGCAGCACCAGCCGGGGGCGTGGCCACAGCAGCAGGGCGCGTGGCACCTGCGCGGCTCCAGGTTCTTACGCCCGACGCAGCAGCTCCTGCAAGAATTCTGCACCCTTCCCGTGGACACCACCAGCACAGCTGCTGCTTCCAAGCTACCCACGAAGCCAGCGAGCGAGGACGGCGTCGGCTCCTCGTCCTCGGCCCCGTCGGCGCAGATCCAGGCCATGAATGCGTCCGAGCTGCAGAGGCTCAAGGCCAAGCTCTACGCCATGCTCCAAGAG GTGGAGAGGAGGTACCGGAGGTACCGGGAGCAGATGAGGGCGGTGGCGGGGTCCTTCCAGGCGGTGGCCGgggagcaggcggcggcggcgtacaCGAGGCTGGCGTCGCGGACGATATCCAGGCACTTCCGGAACCTGAGGGATGGGGTGGCGGCGCAGATGCAGGCGGTGCGCCGAGCGCTCGGCGAGAAGGACGCGGACGGCGTTCCGGCGGCCGGGATGGCCAAGGGGAAGGGGGAGACGACCCCCAGGCTGCGGGTCATCGACCAGTGCCTGAGGCAGCACAGGGCGTACCAGGCCGGCGTGCTCGAGAGCCATCCGTGGAGGCCGCAGCGCGGGCTGCCGGAGCGCGCCGTCTCCATCCTCCGGGCCTGGCTGTTCGAGCACTTCTTGCACCC GTATCCAAGCGACGTGGATAAGCACATCCTGGCGCGCCAGACGGGCCTATCACGCAGCCAA GTCTCCAACTGGTTCATCAACGCGAGGGTCAGGCTGTGGAAGCCGATGGTGGAGGAGATGTACTCGGAGGAGATGAAGGACCCGCAGCAGGAGGGCGGCGGCGCCTGCAGCAACGCGAACAACAGCGTGAACACTAGCAGCTACGCCTCGGAGCTAGGGCAGCAGCAGCTGGGGCACGGGGGCGCCAGTGgcgtggacggcggcggcggcggcgagcggaaGCCGACGCGGGCGCAGCTGGTCCACGACGCCGGGTCGCTAGCCTCAGTCGTCAGCATCGGCAGCAGCAGGCAGGACCAGCAGCAGCAGATTAGCAGCATCAATTTTGGCATGATGGACCACCTCGACTTCGACGCATACAACGACGACCCCGCCGCGGCCGGCGGGCCAGCTGGCGGGTTCGGTGGCGGTGGTTCTGGCGGCGTGTCGCTCACGCTCGGGCTGCAGCAGCACGCGGACGACCCGCACGGCTGCGTGAACATCGCGTTCGCCGCCGCTCCGTCGGCGGCGCATGAGTTCCTGTTCATGGCAGGCGGTGGCGAGCAGCAGATAGTCGCGGGTGGCGCCGTGCACCCGTCCCACGAACACGGTCACCACGGTCAGTTCTCCGCCAGCATGCAAGGCGACGGCGTGGCCTCCTCGCACTACCACCGGGGCCTCAGCGCCGCCACCGGGTTCCAGCTCCTCCACGACCTGGCCGGCTGA